Proteins encoded in a region of the Rhizobium sp. CC-YZS058 genome:
- a CDS encoding DUF1127 domain-containing protein → MNPIRIARNWMNYRRTVSELGSLSNQALSDIGITRFDIRNIAARSFR, encoded by the coding sequence ATGAATCCGATCCGTATCGCCCGCAACTGGATGAACTATCGCCGCACCGTTTCCGAACTCGGCAGCCTGTCGAACCAGGCCCTGTCCGACATCGGCATCACCCGGTTCGACATCCGCAACATCGCAGCGCGCTCCTTCCGCTAA
- a CDS encoding hemolysin family protein produces the protein MSELIVIFVLLLINAFFAMSEMAIVSASRPLLRQMAKQGNARAELALNLAEDPGKFLSTVQVGITLVGTLAGAYGGATIADKLAPILNEIPWIAPYGSTVAVALVVSLITYLSVVIGELIPKQFALTNSEAIAMFVARPMLLLSKIVAPVVYLFEGSASLVMRIFGVSRNKDAVTEEEVQAIMAEGVESGAIEKSEHEMLRRIIRLGDRNVKSIMTHRTEVSFFEVHDTLETVQEKVKETSHSRYPVMDTASGEVLGAVLVKEVLNANSGAFDIRSFVKELHTLPETASCLKALEAFKSSRINMAMIVDEYGSIEGIITIADILEAIVGVLPSNYDDLEHALIRQREDGSFLVDGRTPIDEIHFTIGLEEIDSDGNYETIAGFLVQELRKTPEEGDVTEAYGYRFEVIDMDARRIDKILVSKVDAE, from the coding sequence ATGTCCGAACTGATCGTTATCTTCGTTCTTCTGCTGATCAATGCCTTCTTCGCCATGTCGGAAATGGCGATCGTCTCTGCCAGCCGCCCCTTGCTGCGGCAGATGGCCAAGCAGGGGAATGCCCGCGCCGAACTGGCGCTCAATCTTGCGGAAGATCCCGGCAAATTTCTTTCCACCGTTCAGGTCGGCATCACGCTGGTCGGTACGCTGGCCGGCGCCTATGGCGGTGCGACCATCGCCGACAAGCTGGCGCCCATTCTCAACGAAATCCCGTGGATCGCCCCTTACGGCAGCACCGTCGCCGTGGCGCTGGTCGTCTCCCTGATCACCTATCTCTCCGTCGTCATCGGCGAGTTGATCCCCAAGCAGTTCGCGCTGACCAATTCCGAAGCCATTGCCATGTTCGTGGCGCGGCCGATGCTGCTCCTGTCGAAGATCGTGGCGCCGGTCGTCTATCTCTTCGAAGGCTCCGCCAGCCTCGTCATGCGCATCTTCGGCGTGTCCCGCAACAAGGATGCGGTGACCGAAGAAGAGGTGCAGGCGATCATGGCCGAAGGCGTCGAAAGCGGCGCAATCGAAAAATCCGAGCACGAGATGCTGCGGCGGATCATCAGGCTCGGCGATCGCAATGTGAAGTCGATCATGACCCACCGCACCGAGGTCAGCTTCTTCGAGGTGCATGACACGCTGGAGACCGTGCAGGAAAAGGTCAAGGAAACCTCGCACTCACGCTATCCTGTCATGGACACGGCGAGCGGCGAGGTTCTGGGCGCAGTTCTGGTCAAGGAAGTGCTCAACGCCAATTCGGGCGCCTTCGACATCCGCAGTTTCGTGAAGGAACTGCATACGCTGCCGGAGACGGCGTCCTGCCTGAAGGCGCTGGAGGCGTTCAAGTCGTCACGCATCAACATGGCGATGATCGTCGACGAATATGGAAGCATCGAGGGCATCATCACCATCGCCGATATTCTCGAGGCGATCGTCGGCGTGCTGCCGTCGAACTATGACGATCTCGAACATGCGCTGATCCGCCAGCGGGAAGACGGCAGCTTCCTGGTCGACGGGCGAACCCCGATCGACGAGATCCACTTCACCATCGGGCTGGAGGAAATCGATTCCGACGGCAATTACGAGACCATCGCCGGGTTCCTGGTGCAGGAACTCCGCAAGACGCCGGAAGAGGGTGACGTGACGGAAGCCTATGGCTACCGCTTCGAGGTCATCGACATGGATGCGCGGCGAATCGACAAGATCCTGGTCTCGAAGGTCGACGCGGAGTAG
- a CDS encoding FadR/GntR family transcriptional regulator produces MKKGPLQTVITGVDTRTSHSQVVDALGRAIINGEFPVGSILPGDSELALRFNVSRTVLREAMKTLAAKGLIVPRARIGTRVTARNEWNLFDSDILTWHFHDGMDKMFLQHLSEVRMAFEPHAAALAAVHASEAEIAHMMRLAVAMGDPNHTAETLALADLKFHLAVAEASANPFMRTVGSLIEAALVGVFKLSSPASERDRIGDVSRTHIRIVEQISRRDEAGARAAMEAVIREGHDRVQRAIDGER; encoded by the coding sequence ATGAAGAAGGGGCCGCTGCAGACCGTGATCACCGGTGTCGACACGCGCACGAGCCATTCCCAGGTGGTGGACGCGCTGGGCCGGGCGATCATCAACGGCGAATTCCCGGTCGGCTCCATCCTTCCGGGCGACAGCGAGCTGGCGCTGCGCTTCAACGTGTCGCGCACCGTTCTGCGCGAGGCGATGAAGACACTGGCGGCGAAGGGCCTGATCGTGCCCCGCGCCCGGATCGGAACGCGCGTCACGGCCCGCAACGAGTGGAACCTCTTCGACAGCGATATCCTCACCTGGCATTTCCATGACGGCATGGACAAGATGTTCCTGCAGCACTTGAGCGAAGTACGCATGGCCTTCGAGCCGCATGCCGCAGCGCTCGCCGCCGTCCACGCCAGCGAGGCCGAGATCGCTCATATGATGCGGCTTGCCGTGGCGATGGGCGATCCGAACCATACCGCGGAAACGCTGGCGCTCGCCGATCTCAAATTCCATCTGGCCGTCGCCGAAGCTTCGGCCAACCCCTTCATGCGCACCGTCGGCAGCCTGATCGAGGCGGCGCTGGTCGGCGTCTTCAAGCTCAGTTCGCCCGCATCCGAGCGGGACCGGATCGGCGATGTGTCGCGCACCCATATCCGCATCGTCGAGCAGATCTCGCGCCGCGACGAGGCGGGCGCGCGTGCGGCGATGGAGGCGGTGATCCGGGAAGGCCATGATCGCGTGCAGCGCGCCATCGACGGGGAGCGTTGA
- a CDS encoding BMP family ABC transporter substrate-binding protein, with amino-acid sequence MKKLIFGLAVALAASTAAVSAQAQDKTKACFVYIGPKTDGGWTQAHDVGRQYVEKELGDKVETAFVENVPEGPDSARAIERFARSGCSIIFTTSFGYMDPTLQVAKKFPDVKFEHATGYKTAPNVTTYNSRFYEGRYIIGQIAAKMSKTGVAGYIASVPIPEVVMGINAFEQGAKSVNPNFKMKVVWVNTWHDAGKEADAAKALIDQGVDILTQHTDSAAPMQIAEERGIHAFGQAFDQIKAGPKAQLTAIIDTWGPYYVKRIKMVMDGSWKGGESSWDGLKDGILTMAPYTNMPDDVKKMAEETQAKIESGALHPFTGPINKQDGSAWLKEGEKADDGTLLGMNFYVEGIDDKLPQ; translated from the coding sequence ATGAAAAAGCTGATCTTCGGTCTTGCGGTCGCGCTGGCGGCCTCGACGGCGGCGGTCTCCGCCCAGGCCCAGGACAAGACGAAGGCCTGCTTCGTCTATATCGGCCCCAAGACGGACGGCGGCTGGACGCAGGCCCATGACGTTGGCCGGCAATATGTCGAGAAGGAGCTGGGCGACAAGGTCGAGACGGCCTTCGTCGAAAACGTTCCGGAAGGTCCCGACTCCGCCCGCGCCATCGAGCGCTTCGCACGCTCCGGCTGCTCGATCATCTTCACCACGTCCTTCGGCTATATGGATCCGACCCTGCAGGTGGCGAAGAAGTTCCCCGACGTGAAGTTCGAACACGCGACCGGCTACAAGACCGCGCCGAACGTCACCACCTACAATTCGCGCTTCTACGAAGGCCGCTACATCATCGGCCAGATCGCCGCCAAGATGTCGAAGACCGGCGTTGCCGGCTACATCGCCTCCGTGCCGATCCCGGAAGTCGTCATGGGCATCAACGCCTTCGAGCAGGGCGCCAAGTCGGTCAACCCGAATTTCAAGATGAAGGTCGTCTGGGTGAACACCTGGCATGATGCCGGCAAGGAAGCCGATGCCGCCAAGGCGCTGATCGACCAGGGCGTCGATATCCTGACCCAGCACACCGACTCCGCCGCCCCGATGCAGATCGCCGAAGAGCGCGGCATCCATGCCTTCGGCCAGGCCTTCGACCAGATCAAGGCTGGCCCGAAGGCGCAGCTGACGGCGATCATCGACACTTGGGGTCCCTACTACGTCAAGCGCATCAAGATGGTGATGGATGGCAGCTGGAAGGGCGGCGAATCGTCCTGGGACGGCCTGAAGGACGGCATCCTGACCATGGCGCCCTATACCAACATGCCGGACGACGTGAAGAAAATGGCCGAGGAAACCCAGGCGAAGATCGAATCGGGCGCTCTGCACCCCTTCACCGGCCCGATCAACAAGCAGGACGGCTCTGCCTGGCTGAAGGAGGGCGAAAAGGCCGACGACGGCACGCTGCTCGGCATGAACTTCTATGTCGAAGGCATCGACGACAAACTTCCGCAGTAA
- a CDS encoding ABC transporter permease has protein sequence MGIFESVLLTIATAATPLLIAAIGELVVERSGVLNLGVEGMMIMGAVCGFAGASLSGSPWVGLLAGVAAGALFSQLFAVLTLSIATNQVATGLSLTLLGLGLSGMIGEPFVGEAGSKLPSLFIPGLTELPIVGRLVFGQDPIFYLSVILTIGVAWFLFRTRTGLTLRSIGDNPGSAHALGIPVIRYRYLAVLFGGACAGLAGAHLSLVYTPQWVENMTAGRGWIALALVVFASWRPARVAIGAYLFGGVTIGQLHAQALGFGLPSQLLSAMPYLATVVVLVLMSRNKRLMMVNTPASLGRPFVPDR, from the coding sequence ATGGGCATTTTCGAAAGCGTCCTCCTGACGATCGCGACCGCCGCCACACCGCTGCTGATCGCGGCGATCGGCGAGCTGGTTGTGGAGCGCTCGGGCGTCCTCAATCTCGGCGTCGAGGGCATGATGATCATGGGCGCCGTCTGCGGCTTCGCCGGCGCCAGCCTTTCGGGCTCCCCCTGGGTCGGCCTTCTCGCCGGTGTCGCGGCCGGTGCGCTGTTCTCCCAGCTCTTTGCGGTGTTGACGCTTTCCATCGCCACCAACCAGGTGGCAACCGGCCTGTCGCTGACCCTGCTCGGCCTCGGCCTGTCCGGCATGATCGGCGAACCCTTTGTCGGCGAGGCGGGATCGAAGCTGCCGAGCCTCTTCATTCCCGGCCTTACCGAGCTGCCGATCGTCGGCCGGCTGGTGTTCGGGCAGGACCCGATCTTCTACCTGTCGGTCATTCTCACCATCGGGGTGGCCTGGTTCCTGTTTCGCACCCGCACCGGCCTGACGCTGCGCTCGATCGGCGACAATCCAGGCTCGGCGCATGCGCTCGGCATTCCGGTCATCCGCTACCGCTATCTGGCGGTGCTGTTCGGCGGCGCCTGCGCAGGACTTGCCGGCGCGCATCTGTCGCTCGTCTATACGCCGCAGTGGGTCGAGAACATGACCGCGGGGCGCGGTTGGATCGCGCTGGCGCTCGTCGTCTTCGCCTCGTGGCGGCCAGCCCGCGTCGCCATCGGCGCCTATCTGTTCGGCGGCGTCACCATCGGCCAGCTGCATGCCCAAGCGCTCGGCTTCGGGCTGCCTTCGCAGTTGCTCTCCGCCATGCCCTATCTTGCCACCGTCGTCGTTCTCGTGCTGATGTCGCGCAACAAGCGGCTGATGATGGTCAATACACCGGCCTCGCTTGGCCGACCCTTCGTGCCGGATCGCTGA
- a CDS encoding ABC transporter permease, protein MRIELEKRAEPSRLFSLLSPVIALALTLVAGAILFAALGKDPLQALTVLFISPLTEVWSLHELAVKAAPLILIGVGLSVCYRCNNWNIGAEGQLVMGAIAGSIVPVFFNDWHSPLVLPLILVMGMIGGALYAAIPAFLKAQTNTNEILTSLMLVYVAELFLDWLVRGPWRDPQGFNFPVTQQFQDEAILPELLSSGRANLGIVFAILAALAVWFMMRYTLKGFEIKVIGASERAGRFAGFSRKGMIWFSMMLSGALAGLAGICEVSGTINKLQPEISPGYGFTAIIVAFLGRLNPLGVIVAGVVLGLTYLGGEGAQIELNVSDKVVRVFQGMLLFFVLACDTLATYRLRVAAAAPAKEA, encoded by the coding sequence ATGCGCATTGAACTCGAAAAGCGCGCTGAGCCCTCCCGCCTCTTCTCGCTGCTTTCCCCCGTGATCGCGCTGGCGCTGACGCTGGTGGCCGGCGCCATCCTGTTCGCCGCACTCGGCAAGGACCCGCTGCAGGCGCTCACCGTGCTCTTCATCAGCCCGCTGACCGAGGTCTGGTCGCTGCACGAGCTCGCGGTCAAGGCTGCGCCGCTGATCCTGATCGGGGTCGGCCTCTCGGTCTGCTACCGCTGCAACAACTGGAACATCGGCGCCGAGGGGCAGCTGGTCATGGGGGCGATCGCCGGCTCCATCGTGCCGGTCTTCTTCAACGACTGGCATTCGCCGCTCGTGCTTCCCCTGATCCTCGTGATGGGCATGATCGGCGGCGCGCTCTATGCTGCCATCCCCGCCTTTCTCAAGGCGCAGACCAACACCAACGAGATCCTGACCAGCCTGATGCTGGTCTATGTGGCGGAGCTCTTTCTCGACTGGCTGGTGCGCGGGCCCTGGCGGGATCCGCAGGGCTTCAATTTTCCGGTAACGCAGCAGTTCCAGGACGAGGCGATCCTGCCGGAGCTCTTGTCCTCCGGCCGCGCCAACCTCGGCATCGTCTTCGCCATCCTCGCGGCGCTCGCGGTCTGGTTCATGATGCGCTACACGCTGAAAGGGTTCGAGATCAAGGTGATCGGCGCCTCGGAGCGGGCAGGGCGCTTCGCAGGGTTTTCGCGCAAGGGCATGATCTGGTTCTCGATGATGCTGTCCGGTGCGCTCGCCGGGCTTGCAGGGATCTGCGAGGTGTCCGGCACCATCAACAAGCTGCAGCCGGAGATTTCGCCCGGTTATGGCTTCACGGCCATCATCGTCGCCTTTCTCGGCCGCCTCAACCCGCTCGGCGTCATCGTGGCGGGCGTCGTGCTCGGCCTGACCTATCTTGGCGGCGAGGGGGCGCAGATCGAGCTCAACGTATCGGACAAGGTGGTCCGGGTTTTCCAGGGCATGCTGCTGTTCTTCGTTCTGGCCTGCGATACGCTTGCCACCTACCGTCTGCGCGTTGCGGCCGCTGCGCCGGCGAAGGAGGCCTGA
- a CDS encoding ABC transporter ATP-binding protein codes for MRGTGVPSEGRPADSPLLSVKDLTKLFGSFAACNAIDLDIAPGEIHALLGENGAGKSTLVKMLFGVLAPSSGQILWKGAPVRIASPFEARRLGIGMVFQHFSLFEALTVAENIALSLPPGISLAKVADEAAALSRSYGLPLDPHAHVADLSVGERQRIEIVRALLQNPQLIILDEPTSVLTPQEADRLFETLNTLRGEGRSVLYISHRLEEVQRICDRATVLRHGKVTGACDPKQETPASLARMMVGAEVAHVSAAGTSLRGDVLLEARALSADARTPFAVSLKSVDLKVRAGEVLAIAGVAGNGQGELFDALSGEYPVEDDQTVQIRGQSVGRKGINARRSLGAGFVPEERHGHAAVSALSLSDNLVLSRYWSDRKAFLKSPLGLIRMSAVRSAARRIAAAMDVRKSGEDPAAGSLSGGNLQKFIVGRELDRQPAVLIVNQPTWGVDAGAASRIRQALVDLAKSGSAVLVISQDLDEIFEVATEIAVISDGRLSQAFPTGDMTRERIGLLMGGLNGQTESAHAH; via the coding sequence ATGCGAGGAACAGGCGTGCCGAGTGAGGGACGACCCGCGGACAGCCCCCTTTTGTCCGTCAAAGATCTGACGAAGCTGTTCGGTTCGTTCGCAGCCTGCAATGCCATCGATCTCGATATCGCGCCCGGGGAAATCCATGCGCTTCTCGGCGAAAACGGCGCCGGCAAGTCGACGCTGGTGAAAATGCTGTTCGGCGTTCTGGCGCCAAGCAGCGGGCAGATCCTGTGGAAGGGCGCGCCGGTGCGCATCGCCAGCCCCTTCGAGGCGCGTCGGCTCGGCATCGGCATGGTGTTCCAGCATTTCTCGCTGTTCGAGGCGCTGACGGTGGCGGAGAACATCGCGCTGTCGCTTCCCCCCGGCATCTCGCTTGCAAAGGTGGCCGACGAAGCGGCGGCGCTTTCGCGCAGCTACGGCCTGCCGCTCGATCCCCATGCCCATGTGGCGGACCTTTCCGTCGGCGAGCGCCAGCGCATCGAGATCGTCCGCGCGCTCCTGCAGAACCCGCAACTGATCATCCTCGACGAGCCCACCTCGGTGCTGACGCCGCAGGAAGCCGACCGCCTGTTCGAGACGCTGAACACGCTGCGCGGCGAAGGGCGCTCGGTTCTCTACATCAGCCACCGGCTGGAGGAGGTGCAGCGGATCTGCGACCGCGCCACGGTGCTGCGCCATGGCAAGGTGACCGGCGCCTGCGACCCGAAACAGGAGACGCCGGCCTCCCTCGCGCGCATGATGGTCGGCGCAGAGGTCGCGCATGTTTCCGCTGCCGGCACCAGCCTGCGCGGCGACGTCCTGCTCGAGGCGCGCGCCCTCTCCGCGGACGCCCGCACGCCCTTTGCCGTCTCGTTGAAATCGGTCGATCTGAAGGTCCGGGCCGGCGAGGTGCTGGCGATCGCCGGGGTTGCCGGCAATGGACAGGGCGAGCTCTTCGATGCGCTATCCGGGGAATATCCGGTGGAGGACGATCAGACGGTGCAGATCCGCGGCCAGTCGGTCGGGCGCAAGGGCATCAATGCCCGCAGATCGCTCGGCGCCGGCTTCGTGCCTGAAGAGCGGCACGGCCATGCCGCCGTGTCCGCGCTGTCGCTGTCCGACAATCTCGTGCTTTCCCGCTACTGGTCGGATCGCAAAGCGTTCCTCAAGAGCCCGCTGGGGCTGATCCGCATGAGTGCCGTGCGCAGTGCCGCCCGGCGCATCGCGGCCGCCATGGATGTGCGCAAGAGCGGCGAGGATCCGGCCGCGGGTTCGCTGTCGGGCGGCAATCTGCAGAAATTCATCGTCGGTCGCGAGCTCGACCGCCAGCCAGCCGTGCTGATCGTCAACCAGCCGACCTGGGGTGTCGATGCCGGCGCTGCAAGCCGCATCCGCCAGGCGCTCGTCGATCTCGCCAAATCGGGGTCCGCGGTCCTGGTCATCAGCCAGGATCTCGACGAGATCTTCGAGGTGGCGACCGAGATCGCCGTGATCAGCGACGGACGGCTCTCGCAAGCCTTCCCCACCGGTGACATGACGCGCGAACGGATCGGGCTGCTGATGGGCGGCCTCAACGGGCAAACGGAGAGCGCCCATGCGCATTGA
- a CDS encoding quinone oxidoreductase — protein MAEAIVIRQLGGPEVLKLEGVTLPPPGPGEVQIRQEAIGVNFIDVYFRTGLYKSESLPFVPGKEGAGIVTALGDGVREFEIGDRVAYATLDSAYQSERNADASQLVKVPDEIGLDTAAAMMLKGMTAQYLLNQTFPVGPGTVLLFHAAAGGVGLIAGQWAKALGATVIGTAGSPDKIALALAHGYDHVIDYRTEDFVARVRDITHGKGVDVVYDSVGRDTFPGSLNCLKPRGLWVSFGNSSGAVDAFPIGLLAQKGSLFATRPTLFTHVSTRPALEACANSLFDVVRSNKVRININQTYGLADAAQAHADLEARKTSGTTLLIP, from the coding sequence ATGGCCGAGGCAATCGTCATCCGCCAGCTGGGCGGGCCGGAGGTTCTCAAGCTCGAAGGCGTGACCCTGCCGCCGCCGGGCCCCGGCGAGGTGCAGATCCGGCAGGAGGCGATTGGCGTCAACTTCATCGACGTCTATTTCCGCACCGGGCTGTACAAATCCGAAAGCCTGCCCTTCGTGCCCGGCAAGGAGGGCGCCGGCATCGTCACCGCGCTTGGCGACGGTGTGCGGGAGTTCGAGATCGGCGATCGCGTGGCCTATGCGACGCTCGACAGCGCCTATCAGAGCGAGCGCAACGCCGATGCGTCCCAGCTCGTCAAGGTGCCGGACGAGATCGGCCTCGATACGGCGGCGGCGATGATGCTGAAGGGCATGACCGCGCAATATCTGCTCAACCAGACCTTCCCGGTCGGCCCCGGCACCGTGCTGCTCTTCCACGCGGCCGCAGGCGGCGTGGGGCTGATCGCGGGCCAGTGGGCCAAGGCGCTCGGCGCAACCGTCATCGGCACGGCCGGTTCGCCGGACAAGATCGCGCTGGCGCTCGCCCACGGATACGACCATGTGATCGACTACAGGACGGAAGATTTCGTGGCGCGCGTGCGCGACATCACGCACGGCAAGGGCGTCGACGTCGTCTATGACTCCGTGGGCCGGGATACATTTCCAGGCTCGTTGAACTGCCTGAAACCGCGCGGGCTCTGGGTCAGCTTCGGCAATTCCTCCGGCGCGGTCGATGCCTTTCCGATCGGCCTTCTGGCGCAGAAGGGCTCGCTCTTCGCCACGCGGCCGACGCTCTTCACCCATGTCAGCACCCGGCCGGCGCTGGAGGCGTGTGCAAACTCGCTCTTTGATGTTGTGCGGAGCAACAAAGTGCGTATCAATATCAACCAGACCTATGGGCTGGCCGATGCGGCACAGGCCCATGCGGATCTGGAAGCACGAAAAACGAGTGGAACAACGCTTCTCATTCCCTGA
- the pcsA gene encoding phosphatidylcholine synthase has translation MRFFNYRRVPYAEIRAFSVHVLTASGSFLAFLGVVAAAEHRFVDMFWWLALALAVDGIDGPIARKVRVKEVLPNWSGDTLDNVIDYVTYVLLPAFALYQSGMIGEPWSFVAAGAIVVSSAIYYADMGMKTDEYFFSGFPVVWNMVVFTLFVIQPSEMAASIVVFVSVILTFLPINFLHPVRVVRLRALNLTVFALWSALSITALFMHFITPAWVVWGVVITGLYLYVIGFILQIFPNLGK, from the coding sequence ATGAGGTTCTTCAATTACAGGCGGGTTCCCTATGCGGAGATCCGCGCCTTTTCCGTCCATGTTCTGACCGCCTCGGGTTCGTTCCTGGCCTTTCTCGGCGTCGTGGCCGCGGCCGAGCATCGCTTCGTCGACATGTTCTGGTGGCTGGCGCTGGCGCTCGCGGTCGATGGCATCGACGGGCCGATCGCCCGCAAGGTCCGGGTCAAGGAAGTGCTGCCGAACTGGTCGGGCGACACGCTCGACAATGTGATCGACTATGTGACCTACGTTCTGTTGCCGGCCTTTGCGCTCTATCAGAGCGGCATGATCGGGGAACCCTGGTCCTTCGTCGCCGCAGGTGCGATCGTCGTCTCCAGCGCGATCTACTATGCCGATATGGGCATGAAGACCGACGAATACTTCTTCTCCGGCTTCCCCGTCGTCTGGAACATGGTCGTCTTCACGCTTTTCGTCATCCAGCCGAGCGAGATGGCGGCCTCGATCGTCGTCTTCGTCTCCGTGATCCTGACCTTCCTGCCGATCAACTTCCTGCATCCGGTGCGCGTGGTTCGCTTGCGTGCCTTGAACCTGACGGTTTTCGCGCTTTGGTCGGCGCTAAGCATCACCGCCCTGTTCATGCATTTCATCACGCCGGCCTGGGTGGTCTGGGGCGTGGTGATCACCGGGCTCTACCTCTATGTGATCGGATTCATTCTGCAGATCTTCCCCAATCTCGGAAAATGA
- a CDS encoding UbiH/UbiF family hydroxylase, giving the protein MDHFDIVVVGAGLAGALTALSLAATGRSIALVAPEAGPEDGRTTAVMDPAFGLLRTLGLAEALEEAGAPLSSMRIIDGTDRLLRAPVVTFRASEIGLPAFGINIPNTAFNRVLKERIAATPSVTRITAALSCLHLTDEKAVLHLSDGQLLSADLVAGADGKRSKVRKAAGVEAREWSYPQTALVMNFAHEQPHMTVSTEFHTADGPFTQVPLPGDRSSLVWVMKPLDAARIAALPLTELSLAVERRMQSMLGKVTVEAAPQSFPLSGLTAQRLGAGRAVFIGEAAHAFPPIGAQGLNLSLRDVTALSELVAQTSQLGAEFGARYDARRRADVVSRTMSVDLLNRSLLTGLLPVQLLRAGGLQALASAPPLRNLLMREGLRPGAALEEIGRTLRDALPRFSRRA; this is encoded by the coding sequence ATGGATCATTTCGACATCGTCGTCGTCGGCGCTGGTCTTGCCGGCGCGCTGACCGCGCTCAGCCTGGCTGCAACGGGCCGCTCCATCGCGCTCGTGGCGCCGGAGGCCGGCCCGGAAGATGGGCGGACGACGGCGGTCATGGACCCGGCCTTCGGCCTCCTGCGCACTCTCGGCCTGGCCGAGGCGCTGGAAGAGGCAGGCGCGCCGCTTTCCTCCATGCGCATCATCGACGGGACGGACCGGCTGCTGCGCGCGCCGGTCGTCACCTTCCGCGCAAGCGAGATCGGCCTGCCCGCTTTCGGGATCAACATTCCCAACACAGCTTTCAACCGCGTTCTGAAAGAGCGAATTGCGGCGACCCCTTCCGTCACCCGCATCACCGCCGCCCTGTCCTGCCTGCACCTGACGGACGAAAAGGCCGTTCTGCACTTGAGCGACGGGCAGCTTCTTTCGGCCGACCTGGTGGCGGGTGCTGACGGCAAGCGTTCCAAGGTGCGCAAGGCGGCGGGCGTCGAGGCGCGGGAATGGTCCTATCCGCAGACGGCTTTGGTCATGAATTTCGCACACGAGCAGCCGCACATGACCGTCTCGACCGAGTTCCACACGGCCGATGGGCCCTTCACGCAGGTGCCGCTGCCGGGCGATCGGTCGAGCCTCGTCTGGGTCATGAAGCCGCTCGATGCCGCGCGCATCGCCGCCTTGCCGCTGACAGAGCTGTCGCTTGCCGTGGAGCGGCGCATGCAGTCCATGCTCGGAAAGGTGACAGTCGAGGCTGCGCCGCAAAGCTTCCCGCTTTCCGGGCTGACGGCGCAACGTCTCGGTGCCGGCCGCGCCGTCTTTATTGGCGAAGCGGCGCATGCCTTCCCGCCGATCGGCGCGCAGGGGCTCAACCTCAGTCTCCGCGATGTCACGGCGCTGAGCGAGCTCGTGGCGCAGACATCGCAGCTCGGCGCCGAGTTCGGTGCCCGCTACGATGCGCGCCGCCGCGCCGATGTCGTCAGTCGGACCATGAGCGTCGATCTGCTCAATCGCTCGCTTCTGACCGGCCTGCTGCCCGTGCAGCTTCTGCGCGCCGGCGGGTTGCAGGCGCTGGCCTCGGCCCCGCCGCTGCGCAACCTGCTGATGCGCGAAGGGCTCCGGCCTGGCGCGGCGCTGGAGGAGATTGGTCGCACGCTGCGCGACGCCCTTCCCCGCTTCTCGCGCCGCGCCTAG
- a CDS encoding AEC family transporter, translated as MASLLALVLPFFGLILLGYLAARFTPLRHAGADGLAWLNAYVLYLALPALFFTLISRTPIEELARFDFIAVDLAATYAVFLLVFLLSRLVRGNGIAGSTVQGLAGCYGNIGYMGPGIALLALGEKAAVPVALIFSFENVAHFIAAPAMMALAGGETARPLRLAGQVARRILLHPFILATLIGVGAAGLHLQPPAALDRLIAMLSPTAAPCALFAMGVTLGLRPLTRVPAEIFYIVPAKLLLHPILVGLALLLVGGFDPLWVEAAVLMAALPTAASVYVIAEQYQLWQQRASATILISTGLSVVTVSGLIYLLHAGILPTALR; from the coding sequence GTGGCCTCGCTTCTCGCGCTCGTTCTCCCGTTCTTCGGCCTCATCCTGCTTGGCTATCTCGCCGCGCGCTTCACGCCGCTGCGCCATGCCGGGGCCGATGGTCTTGCCTGGCTGAACGCCTATGTCCTCTACCTCGCCCTGCCGGCCCTGTTCTTCACGCTCATTTCCCGTACGCCGATCGAGGAACTCGCGCGGTTCGATTTCATCGCGGTCGATCTGGCGGCCACCTACGCTGTCTTCCTTCTGGTCTTTCTTCTCTCCCGGCTGGTGCGCGGCAATGGAATCGCCGGATCGACGGTTCAGGGCCTGGCCGGCTGCTATGGAAATATCGGCTATATGGGACCGGGTATTGCGCTGCTGGCGCTTGGCGAGAAGGCGGCCGTGCCGGTTGCCCTCATCTTCTCCTTCGAGAATGTCGCCCATTTCATCGCCGCTCCGGCGATGATGGCGCTCGCCGGCGGAGAGACCGCTCGCCCGCTTCGGCTGGCCGGCCAGGTGGCGCGGCGCATCCTGCTGCATCCCTTCATCCTGGCGACCCTGATCGGCGTCGGCGCCGCCGGATTGCACCTGCAGCCGCCGGCCGCTCTCGACCGGCTGATTGCCATGCTCTCGCCAACGGCGGCACCCTGCGCGCTGTTTGCCATGGGCGTGACGCTGGGCCTGCGGCCGCTGACGCGCGTGCCGGCCGAAATCTTCTACATCGTCCCGGCCAAGCTGCTCCTCCACCCGATCCTCGTCGGTCTCGCTCTGCTGCTGGTCGGCGGCTTCGACCCGCTCTGGGTTGAGGCGGCGGTGCTGATGGCCGCCCTGCCGACGGCGGCCAGCGTCTATGTCATCGCCGAGCAATATCAGCTTTGGCAGCAGAGAGCCTCGGCGACCATCCTCATCTCGACCGGTCTCTCGGTCGTCACCGTGAGCGGGCTGATCTATCTCCTGCATGCCGGCATCTTGCCGACCGCGCTCCGCTAG